The proteins below come from a single Sorghum bicolor cultivar BTx623 chromosome 4, Sorghum_bicolor_NCBIv3, whole genome shotgun sequence genomic window:
- the LOC110434817 gene encoding uncharacterized protein LOC110434817, producing the protein MEVVTWVEVDTSFSSRHDGLRSRKDPRRQESNAAAAAAATERPPLAPQSEIIEEHVHGPPEAGGRNPSAATATAVGAEQKGEETMSLFRRDSAGGKSPLPPRPPFVSRASGPSSASGKAPRPTPPPYPMSKEVLASGMVVRDKWKRDVFNELMLEFQRERSEETDQTAEAEGMPRQQNEQVNSPALWPKKVKKLLWRKEIMFKMGEA; encoded by the exons ATGGAGGTGGTCACGTGGGTGGAGGTGGACACGA GCTTTTCTTCCCGCCACGATGGCCTCCGGTCCAGGAAAGACCCAAGACGCCAGGAgtccaacgccgccgccgccgccgccgctacaGAGCGGCCTCCCCTTGCTCCGCAGTCCGAGATCATCGAAGAACATGTCCATGGGCCACCGGAAGCCGGAGGCAGGAACCCCTCCGCCGCCACGGCCACAGCCGTGGGGGCCGAGCAGAAGGGCGAGGAGACCATGTCTCTTTTCCGACGGGACTCCGCTGGCGGCAAGTCCCCTCTTCCTCCACGCCCCCCCTTCGTCTCGAGAGCCAGCGGTCCGAGCTCCGCGAGCGGCAAGGCCCCCCGCCCGACCCCTCCGCCCTATCCGATGTCCAAGGAGGTGTTGGCGAGCGGCATGGTGGTGAGAGATAAGTGGAAGAGGGACGTGTTCAACGAACTGATGTTGGAGTTCCAGAGGGAGAGGAGCGAGGAAACGGACCAGACAGCCGAGGCTGAGGGAATGCCGAGGCAACAGAATGAGCAG GTGAACTCACCAGCACTTTGGCCCAAAAAAGTcaagaaactgctctggagaaaG
- the LOC8068891 gene encoding bisdemethoxycurcumin synthase, translating to MGSAPATVQEMRRAQRADGPAAVLGIGTANPPTCLAQDDYPDYYFRVTNSEHLTDLKGKLTRICNKSGIKQRYIHLNEDLLAANPDFTDRTRPSLDARVDIASAAVPELAAAAAAKAIAEWGRPATDITHLVFSTYSGARAPSADRRLASLLGLRPTVSRTILNLHGCYGGGRSLQLAKELAENNRGARVLVACSEITLIAFYGPEGGCADNILGQALFGDGAGAVIVGADPVAPVERPLYEMAFASQTTIPETEDAISMQINKGGMEYHISNQVPRLLGCNVERCLVDAFRALGVSAAWNDLFWAIHPGGRAILDHIEGVLGLDDTKLAASRHVLSEFGNMSGTTVIFVLDELRRRRAAMAKQGGEAPEWGVMMAFGPGITIETMVLHAPSNLDLKGN from the coding sequence ATGGGGAGCGCACCGGCCACCGTCCAAGAGATGAGGCGTGCGCAGCGCGCGGATGGGCCGGCCGCCGTGCTCGGCATCGGCACGGCGAACCCGCCGACGTGCTTAGCGCAGGACGACTACCCCGACTACTACTTCCGCGTCACCAACAGCGAGCACCTGACCGACCTCAAGGGCAAGCTCACCAGGATCTGCAACAAGTCAGGCATCAAGCAGCGCTACATCCACCTCAACGAGGACCTGCTCGCCGCCAACCCGGACTTCACCGACCGCACGCGCCCGTCCCTGGACGCGCGCGTGGACATCGCCTCCGCCGCCGTCCCGGAGctggccgcggccgccgcggccAAGGCCATCGCCGAGTGGGGCCGCCCGGCCACCGACATCACCCACCTCGTCTTCAGCACCTACTCCGGCGCGCGCGCCCCGAGCGCCGACCGCCGCCTCGCGTCCCTGCTGGGCCTCCGCCCCACGGTGTCGCGCACCATCCTCAACCTCCACGGCTGCTACGGCGGCGGCCGGTCGCTCCAGCTCGccaaggagctcgccgagaacaACCGCGGCGCGCGCGTCCTCGTCGCCTGCTCTGAGATCACGCTCATCGCCTTCTACGGCCCCGAAGGAGGCTGCGCCGACAACATCCTCGGCCAGGCTCTGTTCGGCGACGGCGCTGGCGCCGTCATCGTCGGCGCCGACCCCGTCGCCCCCGTCGAGCGCCCGCTGTACGAGATGGCCTTCGCCTCACAGACCACGATACCGGAGACGGAGGACGCCATCTCCATGCAGATCAACAAAGGTGGCATGGAGTACCACATCTCCAACCAGGTGCCCCGTCTGCTGGGGTGCAACGTGGAACGTTGCCTTGTCGACGCCTTTCGCGCGCTCGGTGTTAGCGCTGCGTGGAACGACCTTTTCTGGGCGATTCACCCTGGCGGCCGTGCCATTCTGGACCACATCGAGGGAGTGCTCGGCCTGGACGACACCAAACTGGCGGCGAGTCGCCATGTGCTCAgtgagtttggcaacatgagcGGCACCACGGTGATCTTCGTGCTCGATGAGTTGCGCCGCCGTCGGGCAGCGATGGCCAAGCAGGGAGGGGAAGCGCCGGAGTGGGGAGTGATGATGGCTTTTGGACCAGGAATCACAATTGAGACCATGGTGCTCCACGCCCCTAGCAACCTTGACCTGAAGGGAAATTAA
- the LOC8064286 gene encoding protein transport protein Sec61 subunit alpha: MRPEILEKAEIGDVDRCTVAASDVNPDQTAEQGTAAPVAAEDAAPQGHRATCSGGGRRGPICPGECCDEHSAEGVPVFDMCSFLQGAMKTNNNIYDTTTTPIFPIKLLYTSTTPIFLYSAMVVSVLYMVSQLLHYSRFGGGVLGRLLGVWKEASYAAVPVGGLAYYVTPPSSVVADPLHALIYTVLLLASCALLSQFWVITSGSSARDVARQLADQRLAMPGRRDGATYEHLKRHIPTAAAVGGLCVGALSIFADMTGAIGSGTGIMLAATVVYNLVNSIQKED; encoded by the exons atgcgacctgaGATCTTGGAAAAGGCGGAG ATCggagatgtcgaccggtgcacagt cgcggcgtcggacgtcaaccccgaccagaCCGCGGAGCAGGGGACGGCCGCTCCTGTTGCCGCTGAAGACGCCGCGCCACAGGGTCACAGAGCAACCTGCAGCGGCGGCGGGCGCCGAGGACCAATCTGCCCCGGCGAGTGCTGCGACGAGCACTCAGCCGAGGG TGTTCCTGTGTTCGACATGTGTTCTTTcttgcagggcgcgatgaaaacg aataataatatttatgataccacgACCACGCCCATCTTCCCGATCAAGCTTCTCTACACCTCGACCACGCCCATCTTCCTGTACTCCGCCATGGTAGTATCGGTCCTCTACATGGTGTCGCAGCTGCTCCACTACAGCCGCTTCGGCGGTGGCGTGCTCGGTCGTCTGCTCGGGGTCTGGAAGGAAGCCAGCTACGCCGCCGTCCCGGTCGGCGGCCTCGCCTATTACGTCACGCCGCCGTCCAGTGTGGTCGCCGACCCGCTCCACGCGCTCATCTACACCGTGCTGCTGCTCGCATCGTGCGCGCTGCTGTCTCAGTTTTGGGTGATCACTTCGGGGTCGTCGGCGAGGGACGTCGCGAGGCAGCTCGCGGACCAGCGCCTGGCCATGCCTGGAAGGCGTGATGGTGCTACCTACGAGCACCTCAAACGTCACATCCCCACGGCGGCCGCTGTCGGAGGCCTCTGCGTCGGAGCGCTCTCCATCTTCGCCGACATGACCGGAGCCATTGGCAGTGGCACTGGAATTATGCTCGCCGCCACTGTCGTCTATAACCTCGTCAACTCCATTCAGAAGGAGGATTAA
- the LOC8068892 gene encoding uncharacterized protein LOC8068892, translated as MVPLHCSASVHLHLHLHCLSPSRRLPLATSFPLLSRRLRRSTAIRAEAEVLPPPPVSAAEPEPPDAGAVAEAEGQGPVELRAPTLFSTDDNPTPLQTATSLLLTGAISVFLFRSLRRRARRAKELRVRSSGVKKKPNNLTEEALEGLRLVSASPIETEKPPSPVQTLLGGIAAGVIAVILYKFSTTIEAALNRQTISDSFSVRQITITIRTIITGLCYLATSVFGINAVGLVLYSLQLTLQSIMDDDSSSSTGKITEQANTLASSDSSTSSRESDSSDMHVSDKSKNSAEKQS; from the exons ATGGTGCCGCTCCACTGCTCAGCTAgcgtccacctccacctccacctccactgCCTCTCGCCATCTCGCCGACTCCCCCTTGCTACGTCCTTCCCTCTCCTCAGCCGTCGCCTCCGCCGCTCCACCGCCATCCGCGCGGAGGCTGAAGTGCTGCCTCCGCCGCCCGTCTCCGCAGCGGAGCCAGAGCCCCCCGACGCCGGCGCTGTCGCCGAGGCCGAAGGGCAGGGACCCGTGGAGCTCCGCGCTCCGACGCTCTTCTCGACGGATGACAATCCCACCCCGCTCCAGACTGCCACCAGCCTCCTCCTCACCGGCGCCATCTCGGTCTTCCTCTTCCGctccctccgccgccgcgcccgcCGCGCCAAGGAGCTC AGAGTGCGGTCGAGCGGGGTGAAGAAGAAGCCCAACAATCTCACCGAGGAGGCCCTGGAGGGGCTGAGGCTGGTGAGCGCCTCACCCATCGAGACCGAGAAGCCGCCATCACCAGTCCAGACTCTGCTCGGCGGGATTGCGGCGGGGGTCATCGCAGTCATCCTCTACAAGTTCTCCACCACAATCGAGGCTGCGCTCAACCGTCAGACCATCTCCGACAGCTTCTCG GTTCGTCAGATTACAATCACGATAAG AACAATTATCACTGGGCTGTGCTACCTAGCAACTTCTGTCTTTGGAATCAATGCAGTGGGATTAGTTTTGTATTCCCTCCAACTCACTTTACAATCAATCATGGATGATGACTCCAGCTCCTCCACAGGGAAGATTACTGAACAAGCTAATACACTGGCATCATCTGATAGCTCCACAAGTAGCAGGGAATCGGACAGTAGTGACATGCATGTCTCTGACAAAAGTAAAAACTCGGCAGAGAAGCAAAGTTAG
- the LOC8064287 gene encoding chloride channel protein CLC-c, with product MDMDGNGNSPRPPPRRPEREGSYNNYDIESMDGGSGAAPPPWRQHNNGSSEALLRYDDGGADRGSEARQPLLRKRTMNTTSQIAIVGANVCPIESLDYEVVENDLFKQDWRSRKKKQIFQYIVLKWSLVLLIGLLTGVVGFFNNLAVENIAGFKLLLTSDLMLKGRYIGAFFVYGGWNLVLAAAAAAICAYIAPAAAGSGIPEVKAYLNGVDAYSILAPSTLFVKIFGSILGVSAGFVLGKEGPMVHTGACIANLLGQGGSRKYHLTCNWLRYFKNDRDRRDLITCGSAAGVAAAFRAPVGGVLFALEEAASWWRSALLWRTFFTTAVVAVVLRGLIEFCRSGKCGLFGKGGLIMFDLSSTVATYSTPDLIAIIVLGIIGGIFGGLFNFLLDKILRVYSIINERGAPFKILLTITISIITSMCSYGLPWLAACTPCPVDAVEQCPTVGRSGNYKNFQCPPGHYNDLASLFFNTNDDAIRNLFSNGTSTEFQMSSLFIFFTAIYCLGLVTYGVAVPSGLFIPVILAGATYGRIVGTLLGSISDLDPGLFALLGAASFLGGTMRMTVSVCVILLELTNDLPMLPLLMLVLLISKTIADNFNKGVYDQIVVMKGLPFMEAHAEPYMRHLVAGDVVSGPLITFSGVEKVGNIVHALRLTGHNGFPVVDEPPITEAPELVGLVTRSHLLVLLNSKNFMKERFKTSGSFVLRRFGAFDFAKPGSGKGLKIEDLDFTDEEMDMYVDLHPITNTSPYTVVETMSLAKAAILFRELGLRHLLVVPKTPDRPPIVGILTRHDFMPEHIHSLFPNLNPHKYHSASMAG from the exons CgctacgacgacggcggcgccgaCCGCGGGAGCGAGGCGCGCCAGCCGCTGCTGAGGAAGCGCACCATGAACACCACCTCCCAGATCGCTATCGTCGGCGCCAACGTCTGCCCCATCGAGAGCTTGGATTACGA AGTCGTGGAGAATGACCTTTTCAAACAAGACTGGCGatcaagaaagaagaagcaGATATTTCAGTACATTGTCCTCAAGTGGAGCTTGGTGCTCCTTATTGGCCTATTAACTGGAGTTGTTGGCTTCTTCAACAATCTTGCGGTTGAGAACATTGCTGGATTCAAATTGCTGCTCACGAGTGATCTTATGCTCAAGGGGAG GTATATTGGAGCATTTTTTGTGTATGGTGGTTGGAATTTAGTCttggctgcagcagcagcagcaatctGTGCTTATATTgcacctgctgctgctgggtctgGTATTCCTGAAGTTAAAGCATATCTTAATGGGGTCGATGCCTATTCTATATTAGCTCCTAGTACACTCTTTGTTAAG ATTTTTGGTTCAATACTTGGAGTTTCAGCTGGATTTGTGCTAGGAAAGGAAGGGCCCATGGTACATACAGGGGCATGTATTGCCAACTTGCTCGGTCAGGGTGGATCACGCAAGTATCATCTTACTTGTAACTGGCTACGATACTTTAAGAATGACAGGGATAGGAGAGATTTGATCACATGTGGATCTGCAGCTGGTGTGGCAGCTGCCTTCCGTGCACCTGTTGGCGGTGTTCTGTTTGCTCTTGAAGAAGCAGCATCATG GTGGCGAAGTGCTCTTTTGTGGAGAACATTCTTTACAACTGCTGTTGTTGCGGTGGTATTGAGGGGACTGATTGAGTTCTGTCGCAGTGGAAAATGTGGTCTCTTTGGGAAAGGTGGATTGATCATGTTTGATCTCAGTTCAACTGTTGCAACCTACAGTACTCCGGATCTAATTGCAATTATAGTCCTTGGGATAATTGGTGGAATATTTGGAGGCCTCTTCAACTTTTTGTTGGACAAGATCCTCCGAGTTTATAGTATTATCAACGA GAGAGGTGCTCCATTCAAGATCCTTCTCACTATAACAATATCAATAATCACATCGATGTGTTCCTATGGTCTTCCTTGGCTTGCAGCATGCACTCCATGCCCTGTTGATGCTGTGGAGCAGTGTCCTACTGTTGGTCGCTCGGGCAATTATAAGAACTTCCAATGCCCGCCAGGGCATTACAATGATCTTGCGTCACTCTTCTTCAATACAAATGACGATGCCATCCGCAATCTCTTCAGCAACGGCACATCAACTGAGTTCCAAATGTCATCTCTTTTCATCTTCTTCACTGCTATTTACTGCCTTGGACTAGTGACTTACGGTGTTGCTGTCCCATCTGGTCTCTTTATCCCTGTTATTCTTGCTGGAGCCACGTATGGGCGCATAGTGGGAACTCTTCTTGGATCCATATCTGATCTTGATCCTGGCCTTTTTGCCCTTCTTGGCGCAGCATCTTTTCTTGGTGGAACAATGAGAATGACTGTGTCAGTCTGTGTGATCCTTCTAGAGCTCACCAATGATCTCCCCATGCTCCCTCTACTCATGCTTGTTCTTCTCATATCCAAAACCATAGCAGATAACTTTAACAAGGGAGTTTATGATCAGATAGTGGTGATGAAAGGCTTGCCATTCATGGAGGCTCATGCTGAACCATACATGAGGCACTTGGTTGCTGGTGATGTGGTGTCTGGCCCACTAATAACCTTTTCTGGTGTTGAGAAAGTGGGGAACATTGTTCATGCATTGAGGTTAACTGGCCACAATGGTTTTCCTGTGGTTGATGAGCCACCCATAACGGAAGCCCCGGAACTGGTTGGGCTTGTGACTAGGTCTCATCTATTAGTTTTGCTGAACAGCAAGAATTTCATGAAGGAACGGTTCAAAACTAGTGGTAGCTTTGTTCTGCGAAGATTTGGTGCATTTGACTTTGCCAAACCAGGTTCAGGCAAAGGTTTGAAAATTGAGGATCTGGATTTCACTGATGAGGAGATGGACATGTATGTGGATCTCCACCCGATCACAAATACATCACCTTACACAGTGGTTGAGACAATGTCACTAGCAAAAGCGGCAATCCTTTTCCGGGAACTCGGGTTGAGGCACCTTTTGGTTGTGCCAAAGACACCAGAC AGGCCTCCCATAGTCGGCATTCTCACAAGGCATGATTTCATGCCTGAGCACATTCACAGTCTGTTCCCGAACTTGAATCCTCACAAGTACCATTCAGCATCAATGGCAGGTTGA